One genomic window of Luteitalea pratensis includes the following:
- a CDS encoding putative quinol monooxygenase, producing the protein MSEASVEVRVEWSVLPPQVDAVGGVLHALLSATRGEPGCRTCTLATDMGTLVTLRLREVWDSEDALRQHLRSPRFEALASLLESAITQPRVEFVLPTGTRGFEYARGVRDAIEGTR; encoded by the coding sequence ATGAGTGAAGCCTCCGTAGAAGTCCGTGTCGAGTGGAGCGTACTGCCGCCGCAGGTCGACGCCGTCGGCGGCGTGCTGCATGCGCTGCTCTCGGCCACCCGCGGAGAGCCGGGCTGCCGCACGTGTACCCTCGCCACCGACATGGGGACGCTGGTCACCCTGCGGCTACGGGAGGTCTGGGACTCCGAGGACGCGTTGCGCCAACACCTGCGATCCCCGCGATTCGAGGCGCTCGCCAGCCTGCTCGAGTCCGCGATCACGCAGCCGCGGGTCGAGTTCGTGCTGCCGACCGGCACCCGGGGCTTCGAGTACGCCCGGGGCGTTCGCGACGCGATCGAAGGCACCCGCTGA